The nucleotide sequence TGATAAtaccagggtcgtgttcattagggcacgcaacGGGAAATGTTTTGCAACATAAAACGTAAGGAGTGTTTTTCTTTTTCCAGGTAGTCCCTTCCTGTTTGTCAGTGttcttcttctgtttggtgcctaatgcaTATGACCAATGTTTGAATATTGATTGATACTTGTTAAAGCTAATAATAGCAGTCAATGACTGTCTGCTGGTTTGTGATCTTAACAGTAATAACACCTTTTGTATTTTCCATTATTAACATGCCCTTGTGGTGGCTCCTCCCCAGCCTCCCCAGCACAGTAAATACAAGACGTACATGTGTCGGGACATGAAGCAGAAGGGGGGCTGTCCTCGAGGAGCCAGCTGCACCTTTGCCCACTCTCAGGACGAGCTAGAGAAGTGAGTATTCCACCGTGAGCCACTCCCAATGGGGATCGTTGGGCAGATTTTCAACTTTGAATTTTGTATTGATGTCAATTGTTCATTGCACAGATCCGCTCTGATAGTGTGATAACAATCATTAGGCCAGACACAGGTGTCAACCTCTTTCACTAACCACATATTTCTCCTTCTTTCTGAAGGTATCGTAAGATGAACAAGCGTCTGGCTGCCCGACGGCCCCTCAGCCTATCCTTGACGCAGCTCAACGAGGTAGGCCTATTGCCCGAGGAGGTGGGGATGATGGAGGGGCTGGCCCACAAGGGCCTGACCAATGGCATGGTGGCATCAGTCACAGGCTCCGCCCTGCCCCAGCTCATCTCCCGCGGTGCCGACCCCTCTTATGAGCCCATTATGCGGAAGCCCCAGTCCCAGGGAAGCCACAGTGCCCCTGGCTCTCCCCCTGACTTGTGAGTAGATGGACACACACAGCGTCTGTTacacgtactcacacacacactgaaattcTCTGTCTTTTCCAGACTGGATCCCGTGCCCAATCGGTCCATGGCCTACCCCAGGATGGCAGTGGACCACCTGGCCATGCACAAGCCAGTGCCCAGGGGGCCCCCCATGTATCCCTCACAGCAGGGTGAACATTTCTACCCCCCTGAGCCCAGGGCACCACCATCAGCCATGCAGTACGAGTCCACCCAGTACCCCCCAGGTAAGGCAGAACAGACCACTCTTTTTCCTGTGATTTCCTATGTATCTCAAGCTTATGACGCGTCTGCTGATGAAAGGAAGTGTTTCTCTCTTGGATCAATTAGACTTGTAAATCTCCCAGTGTGGTTCTATTGTGCTTATCTAATACCAATCCTGTTGCCACGCTCTTCTGTGTCCtatcaggtaacccctcctaccCCTACCAGACCTCCCAGTACCTTCCCCAGCCCCGCTACGTTCGGAACCTCCCTCCCCCTAACGACCCGGCCACGCCCACCTACCCAGATTCCCCCTACCCCGGCACCTACCCACAGGAGCACGAGTGTCCCCCTCCCCCCCAGCCCTCGGGTCCCCACTTCTCCAACGCCAACCCCCATGGGTACCCACCTCCCCCTCATTACGACGGCCGTCGACACCCCTCCTACCCGCCGCCACCACCACAAACCTATCCCCACCGGGAGGAACCCTCCTCCATGCCTGCGGACGAGGCCTCCAGAGAAAGATACCCTCCCGAAGGTTACCAGCCCACTGGCCCCCACCCCGGCCACATGAGGCCCTACGCCACACGGGTAAGCACACGTCTGCAGTACTAGGCTCTTTATAAATCACAATATCCATAACTCTAAACACCTATGCAATTACTTTTTAGGAGTTTAGTCATCAGCGTTATCCAGATTGAGTAATGACATGACTCAGCCGATTATCACAAGATATGCCATTTAGCATACAGTCTTGCGTGCGTAATAAAAcacatatttatatattttacatatcGGGAGTGTCAAGAATGTATCATAAGAGTCCAGGATAAATCCGCTGCAAAAAATGTATTTCCAATGCTGCAAAAAGTGCACTACAGTAAAGGTGTCCACATGTACTGTTGTACAGGAGGATTACAGTCGGCCCCAGCCCACTCCCACTCTGGACTACCTGCACCGCCGACGCCAGGAGATCATGGCCCAGTTGGAGGACAGGAAGCAGGTCACTCCCCCACCCTTTGCCCCCTCGCCCACGCTGCCACACACCTACGAGTCCAACTACACACAGGAGGTAAGAGGCTACACTCGTCTAGTGTTTCTATGGTAGTACGCAGTGGCATCTCGCCCCACGTACTACCGCAGCAGTTAGTCACTTAAAGGAAGAGTTAGCTAAtaataatgtgtgtttgtgtgtgtcagcaACAGCAGTACATGGAGAACTCCCAAGTGTTTGCAAAGTACCGTGAGCCAGACTACGCTAGCCAGTActctccttggtcatgtgacacCATTGGCTCCTACATTGGCAGCAAGGAGGGGAAGTCTAAAGACAGCATGGAGAGGATGGTGAGTCATCAATCAATATCTAATCTCATtctgtttgttttggtgtaaagctTGACCACTTTTTAAAGATCTGAATATCTTAAGCTCGACCAAGCTCAAAACATTTTCCAAAAGCTCATCTCTTGTAATAGGGCCAAAATGTCATGTTTCATTTTTGTTGTTGGACAGATGGTTATCTTGCGTTTTACTATTCTATTGGTTGTCCTTGTTGACTGATCAAAGGTCACTTATAGAAATAGTGCTGTGACTTTCCAGTTTCAGTGGAGTGGGTCTGTACTTTCTTTATGCAACATCTTATAATGTTACCATAATAACTCTCTGGGTTTTGTAGAACACTGAGGGGAAAGGTCCAGAGCAGCGCAGGTCGGCCGAGGCCAGAGACGACGACCCTATCATCCCCTTCGGCTCCCTGCCCACCGTGTCGCGCTTCGGGGTGATCTCCCGCACCCCCAAGACGGGTTACCAGATGGCCGGGCCAGGGCAGGCCGTGACCCCCTCACAGGGGACCAACAgccccaaacacactgctgcaacaggtacagggagaacacatACACACCTTTTAGGCTTTTTGCTCTGTTTACTCCATTTCGTCAGTGTCTGACCTGCTCTTGTTGTCCACCACAGCGGACTACCCCTATGGGAACGGTGCAGGATGGGGTGTTGCCCCGTACACCCAGCCCCCTCAGGCCCACCTCAGTGAAAGGCCAGTCCAGGAGAGGGAGCAGCTGACGATGGAACTCCAGCAGGTCAATCGGCAGATCAACAAGCAGACTGCCCAGGCGGCCCAGCCCAGCCCGGGGGAGTGGTCGTCGGGGAGCGTCTCCAGCCAACAGCTGAGCCTGGAGCTCCACCATGTGGAGAGGGAGATCGGCAAGAGGACTCGCCAGATAGccctggtgagagagagaagggggcacAGAGATGGCCAAATATAGATAGAAAGAGCGACAGACTGAAGCAGGAGAGGGCTTTGATCTCTAAAAAGGCTTTGCGAACAGGAGCAGGGCAGTAGGAGCCCTGGGCTAATGTCACCTACTGCTATCCCACTTATAAGACAAAGAGTGAAACACAAGCGAGCCGAACAGGTGCAGCCTCAAAGCTTTTCTACCAAGACAATATTGATGTAGACTCCAAAACGTACAAGCTTTCAGTCTCCCAGTCACTATTGTGGTGAACTGACAGTGGTGCCATTGTCCCCTTGCAGGAGAACCATGTGTCTCATGATGGGAGCGGGGCATACAAGCTGAAGCCCACTGAGAACAAAATGCAGAGAGAGGAGCACTCGTTGGTTCTCAGGTAAACCGCACATTGGGAGACTAGTAGTAGTTTATTTCAACTGCTGTGCTGTAAGGAACCGTTTAGTTGGCCCCATAAATCTCCCGTAACCCCCTAGAGTTGATTTCCGGGGCCCCactgaaatctaattagcataataataataaaaaatccccatcaaaatccgtcagtttaagctagaaccagttttttgcattggatgtgtctcaatccatCGCATCCGCcaatgtcgcacttccgcatctgcagtgaaaggtggccgagctagagcggtgtttgtcagaccatgagacatcccgaaagtccgtcttctcacaaaaacgtctgtagcatttgaacggtttggcctaaactattatgacccctctgtggaaaggtgagactctcacaaacacgatggtgttctctgccggtctgccaacttctgtctgtagcgtcagaACAATTTGGGCTACACACGAATATATGACCGCTCTGTGGAAAAGTGAGTCTCTCACAAACACGTACagtacatgtcggttgttttgctctaggactcccacaagactcgtctgaaggtccctgttaccaaaaatgaatggaagcatacagtgcattcagaaagtattcagaccccttgattttcccccccccccgctcattttgttaggttacagccttattctcaaatggattaaatattttttttcccctcatcaatctacacacaataccccataatgacaaggcaaaaactgtttttattttttttattttgggtatgacaagtttggcacacctgtatttggggagtttctcccattcttctctgcacatcctctcaagctctgtcaggttggggagctttgctgcacagacacaaccagtcaaaagttttagccttctcattcaagggtttttcttcattccattcatgaagctggttgagagaatgccaagagtgtgcaaagctgtcatcaaggcaaagggtggctactttgaagaatctcaaatataaaatatttagatttgtttaacacattttttggttactacatgattccatatgtgttatttcatagttttgatgtcttcgctattattctacaatgtagaaaatagtaaaaataaaaaccttttgaatgagtaggtgtgtccaaacctttgactggtactgtacaataATACAAAATGTTTGGTTCataatgttttctgtttctttctgtttctctctgacCTTTTATTCTCTGCAGTGAGGGCTGTAACGGTTCCAGTTGTGTGCTGCTGGATGGCAGTGTGGCCAGCAGCGTTTTGTCCTGCCTGACCAGCAAGACCTCATCCCTCAGCCTGTCCTCAGACCTCCCCACCACCGGGGGAACTGACCGACAGGAGAACATCGCGATCCACCCGTGTTCCTAGCCACACAACTGGAGTCTGGTACTACAACCACTGCTACAACCAACCAGTCAATTATCCACACAGAGCCTTGGGGAACCCCTCATCCTCTGAACGCTTAAACCTTTCCACCATTTTGAGTGGAACACACAACCAGGTCCTCCAAACTGTCTGGTATGCTCTACCTAAATCCACATTTGCAAGATCTGGTTGAAGCCACTAAGAGCATTTTAACTCCCATCACGAAACATTTGGAGAGAGGCGCAGTCTCTCTCCTCGCTTACAATGGTGAGAGACCGTTGTAGGTTTCTTACAGGGATTTGGGATATAAGGGCTATTAATATCTTAAGTAACTGAAAAAGCCACTGATATGCAAATGTGGACGTAGTGCCTGCATAGACAACGGCGCTTCATTTGATACAACACAAATTGCACACTCGCAACTTTAGTTTGTCTACAACTAAGCAGTATCTGCCGtgaatttgatatttttttttcattttttcattttGTTATTCTGTGGATGAATGTTGTTTTGTCATATACAATCTCTCACTGCCTTGGAAACCAAGGGTTTTGAGATTTATGCTCCATGAACTCCGAGGTGAACCCAATACTGATCAGAAGAAGAATATAAAGACGAGGCCAGCTCCTTGGTTTCAAATAGACAAGGCCCCCATAATCGCATTGACATAACATCTCAGTCGTTAGCTTCACAATGTGCTACATTTTTAGTAGCATCCCTACAACAATCTTCGTGCTTAGCGTACATACAAGTTCTAAAATGCAGACTTTCTATTTGGAATTAATTGTAAGTTCTTGTAGCTGAGTTGCAATGTTATTCGCAGACCGTGTTTTGTAGAGCGTTTCGTTAAGTTTCACTCTTGCCACTTGAAGATTTCATACTTGGTGCTCTGTTGAAGGAGCACTTTTACATCTGGTCAAAAGCTCTCCATTTCATAGAAACAATACTTGTTGGCAACTGGCTGTGAATAAGTTTTATAAAGCCAAGACACTACAAATTGAAGATGACTTTGGCCTCTTGAAGGCATAGAGTTATCACTTTTCAACTGGGAAGTATTGAGATTTAGTTGAAACTGTAACAAACTAGACAAGGCAAAGGCGTCCCTGCGTCCAGTTGTTAGTTCAGTGGCCTGGACCTCTTTTGATATCCCCCCTCACAACCACCTTCAGACTCTGGAAAAGGAGATTTACTACAGCCTCTGCCACCCATGCTTTGGGATGGGGCTGATGTGAAAAGGGAAAAGGATATGCACTGAGtacacaaacattaagaacacctgctctttccatgacatgatCATGACaagccatgatcccttattgatgtcacttcttaaatccacttcaatcagtttagctgaaggggaggaggtgggttaaagaaggatttttaagccttgagacaattgagacatggattgtgtatgtgtgacattcagagggtgaatgggcaagacaaaatatgtgcctttgaacagggtatggtagtaggtgccaggcgcaccggtttatgTCAAAAAACTGCacagctgctgggtttttcacgctcaacattttcccgtgtgtatcaagaatggtccaacacccaaaggacatccagccaacttgacacaacagtgggaagcattagagtcaacatgggccagcatccctgtggaacgctttcgacaccttgtagagtccgtcCCTGGACGATTTGAAGGTGTTCTGAGGGCTTAAccgggtgcaactcaatatcaggaaggtgttcctaaagtttggtatactcagtgtacatttaGGCTTGGCATTCAAgcggtttttcttttcttttatgCAGCGAGGGATTGGGTGGGAGGGAGTCACGTGTCAAGCATTCGTCTGCTGTTGATTGGGTGGCCAGAGATGGGAAGATGGAGTAAAAAGAAACAGAGGAACGAAGCCGGACATTAACCATGGCTAGAATTTGAGACATTGATCTACAAAGCGTATATTTTGCACTTTCATAACTTTAAGGATTGTTTGTACTGAGGATATGTATTTATTCATATGTATTTTCATCCTGAGGATGGATATAACATTGAAAGGTAAAACTTACAACCCGCATTCTGTTTTAAGAATGTGTAGTCGTTGATAGCCATGGCTGCGCCCTAAGGCCATAATAGAGTTGATCATGTACAGAGCAGGGTTAAAACAGACACTCTGATGAATAAAAACAATCTACTGTATACTTCCTagtaaaattttttttttaaagattgggTGGAGGTTCACTTCCATCATTGTGACACGGTATGCTATCTCACATACCCATAACACGGTGAATGACAGGAAAGGTGAAATTCCTACTTCAGTTCCTCCTCATCTCCACTCTGATCACCTTTTTCAGCAACCGCAGCGAACATTTGTGTCGTTTTTATTTTAACTTCCAAGAAGTTGCTCTAGTAAAagggtttctgttgttttcctgGAGAGGTTAATCATTTCTGGATGGGGGTTAGTGCGTAGGTGGGGACAGGCCACTGAACTGGGCTATGGCAGAGCTAGAGTTAGCTAAGCAGTTAGTATCACTGGATAAACAACCGCAGAACCACCTCAGCAGGGTGGGAGGAGACAAAGTGACATTTTGACGCTGCCAAAGTGTTTTTGCCAAGTGTTTTTTCCAAAATATGAACAAATTCAAAGTGCAGCAGTTTTACAGTTGGATAATGTGCATTGATGTTGCAATCTGAATTGATATTTCTAAATATTGAAGTATTTGGAATAGTGCAGTCACGTTTGACACTAGCGTCACCTTATTGTGTTGTCGGTTACACTTCTCTTACAATCCTATTTCGGCAGTAGAAATATATTAAATAGTACTAACCAGTTATTGCATTTATTTCAAGTAATTCAACATCTTTAGTTAACTACTTGGCACTGAATGGTATTCACCGCTAATGTATCCCTAAAAAAACAAAACTTAACTAACAATAAATAAAAGTAATACGGATAATGTTACTATCAGATACACGCAGACTATGAAATTAAGAACAACAAGTTTGCTTGCTGTACATACATTCACAGAATGTATTTAAGTTTCATTGTGAAATGATGGCTGGGATATTCCATTTGAATTCACAAGATATCCAACGACTGGAATAGTCACACTTGTTTTAATCAAGTCTTTGTCTTTGTGGAAATATTTAAGTATGTTATACATGTTTTTAGTTACATCTCACTTTTTGAGATTTTTTATTTGAGATGTGAAACAGCTTACACTGTATGTGCATAACCTATACTGCATTGGCTTTTTGCAAAGCCAGACAATGACATTGACTTAAGTCCATTTTTCTCCTATAGAAGTTCTGTGCACATGACATTGAAATATTCATTGGACCTCGAAGGTTGCTGTCTTTTTGAGCATTCACTCGTTTTAACCGTTTTCTGTACTCATTTCAGAGCATTAGATTTGTTTGTTGGCATTCTAGCTAGCAATATCATGGAAAATGACTGTTAATCAGACCATAATGTAGACGACTCAATGCGGTTTGTGTTACTCTTCATGCTAACCACAACCAATGGTCCCTTCATACCTCATCGTATTAATTCAAACAGATTTTCAAGGAGATGATGACACAATCCCTTCGCGAATCATTATGATAATTTGGCATGGCATCATGCATGTTTGTTATCGATAACTACGTTATCTCGCTTTAGTGGCCTCTGTGTCATCGGGTTTTTGGCACGAATGTGACTTCAAACTATTGTCATAGTGGGAAATGAATTGCGTCGTAGTGTAGAGCCATCGTGGTGGCTAAATTATGGTGGTTGTTGTAGTAGTTATAGAAGTTCATAGGAAAAGAGAAAGTATGTATCATTGTGCAAAATGTGCACCTGTAGTTTGGGGGCTGAACAGAACTGCAGTCAACTATGCTGTGTACATACACAGacaaaaatatttaaatgtcTGGAGAAATTGTGGTCAGTGACAACCATTTGGTGTAATCACAAGATAATTATATGTGTATcatgcagtgtttcccctatgttAATTTAACAcggcataagccatggcaaaatgtgtagtatTGCAGGAAACTAGCTTTGAAAATAGTATGATTTTCTCCCCCCGCCCATGCCAAAATGTGTagtattgcaggaaatttgcGTTAAAACATACAATTTTTATCTCTGTGACCAAGAGGACGGCCTCAACAGTTGGTCGTAGACCGTCCCAtaccattgccccccccccccaactttgACACAACTGCGCAAAAAAATCATTGGGGAAACACTGATCATGTATGTGCTCAATTAGGTCTAAATCATACTGACCTGTTTGACCTCTGTGGCTTTGACAGCCCTGAGACGTACCAAGAATACACTGGTACTACTAAGCCTGAATAAATGCCAGGAGCGTCACTTCTGTTCTCTGAAGAGCAGTGCTTACAAATATCTGTCAAACCATTCAGTAAAAATCAACTCCAACAATCCTTCCAATTGCATTTGGACTTACGGCTGTATCAGACGGCTTGATGTATTTGGACATGCTGTATGTTCCTCCATCAGCGTCATCATCAAGACAACATGTCTCATAAACGGCTGAGTCATTGCTCTCTGAATGTGGATTAATAATGCACACTTTTGTCTTGAAGGTGTGCAGACACCTTTTTACAGAGAACGTCAAAGTCCTCTGAGGACCTGGTTGAGAGTTGTCGGTGTGTTAGCCGCTAGGGGATGCTAATTTACCAACTTGTGGGATCACTCTGAACGTGGGTCAACGTACAGCTTTACCATGACTTGACTCCGTATTGAGGAATTGGACTAATAATGTACGTTCTTTGTACATTTATTCAGTTATTCACCTCTTTTATTTGATGTGTTTGTTACTATTTTGTAGACCAATATAAACTGGTCTCTCGAGACATCTTAAAAACACCAATTTTGGTGGgacctctttaaaaaaaaatgtataccgTAATCGCTATGTAACATTATTATACTATTGTTGTTTTTGGTGTTACGATTGCTTGGGAAAGCGCTATTGACCTTTGAACAATCGTAAAGATTGGATACAAAAGCCTTGCTGTAATGCATTGTAGAGACAGAATTTGGGGAAGGTTCAAAAGAATGTAACACTTTGAAATGGTTTGTTATATTGCCATGCTTCATGGGTTAGGCTACTTCTTAAAGGGAAATTCCGCCACTTTTCAACGTCATTGATCATcaccaaaccagtgtctacatatgtgaaaacagcACGTTTCTATGACCTGTGGTTAAAATGACAAAGGTCCTAAAAAAATGCTTCTCTGGGACATCACAGAGTAGGATTATAagttttaaaaaaacaacaaaaaaaacattgattttcaAAACCGGCAATGAGTTTATAGCCCAAGGGAGGGTATTTTCATGGTCCCCGTGTCACCGCAAATCGcatagtgtttgaaaatcactgtttttaaaatgtagctTTTGATGTCATCGGGTAGAATgtaacttttttaaatttttcaACAAAACGTAGAAATGCACCGTTTACACATATGTTGACaatggtattgtgctggagataatgaaaatgaggttgaaaagtggtggagttTGTCCCTTTAATATGCTGTGGTTTCTAAGAACTGCTTTCGATCAGAGGTATTAACCAGAAGGAACTGCCATTGCCCGCACTGGGAAAGTGAATTACCTCTTAAGTTAACTACTGCGGTTCAAAGCCCTGTCTGTTGCTCAATAATTTTTTCATATTTAAGTGTTTGAAAAAAGGTGAACATTTTGCACCAGTGCAAATTAATATAATATTAAAACTTAAACATGTATGTTCAAATATGTCCTTATAAATGTACGTTTTCATTTTGAAGTATTCACTTCTTTAGAAAAAATTGGTGGGAAAATGTATCCTTTTAATGTGTCTGCATGAGAATTCTCTTCACTCCATACCTTCACTGCTATATTTTGAATACTGTCTGTTCTCAGTCGTTCTATTGTTGAGCGCACTGATTGAGGCTTAAGAAATGTGACGAGCTTTCCAGCAGGTTGACTATTTCAAAGTTTAAGATGCATACCTACAGGCttgtctatacagtacatccatcaACTTGCAGCTGTTAATTAAACTCCTTCAAGAGTCAG is from Salvelinus alpinus chromosome 16, SLU_Salpinus.1, whole genome shotgun sequence and encodes:
- the LOC139540788 gene encoding roquin-1-like isoform X2, with product MPVQAPQWTEFLLCPICTQLFEESVRKPISLGCGHTVCKMCLNKLHRKACPFDQTAIASDIELLPVNTALLQLVGGQVPKRQPTTLLTGPEDIAHYEEASDCVEELALYLKPLSNSRGLSTSGAQSSLSRPMQRKLVTLVHCQLVEEEGRVRATRAARSLGERTVTELILQHQNPQQLSSNLWAAVRARGCQFLGPAMQEEALKLVLLALEDGSALSRKVLVLFVVQRLEPRFPQASKTSIGHVVQLLYRASCFKVTKRDEDSSLMQLKEEFRTYEALRREHDSQIVQIAMEGGLRIAPDQWSSLLYGDQSHKSHMQSIIDKLQTPASFAQSVQELTIALQRTGDPANLNRLRPHLELLANIDPSPDSPPPTWELLDTGLVAVKTVVHGLVDFIQNHSKKGSDTQQPPQHSKYKTYMCRDMKQKGGCPRGASCTFAHSQDELEKYRKMNKRLAARRPLSLSLTQLNEVGLLPEEVGMMEGLAHKGLTNGMVASVTGSALPQLISRGADPSYEPIMRKPQSQGSHSAPGSPPDLLDPVPNRSMAYPRMAVDHLAMHKPVPRGPPMYPSQQGEHFYPPEPRAPPSAMQYESTQYPPGNPSYPYQTSQYLPQPRYVRNLPPPNDPATPTYPDSPYPGTYPQEHECPPPPQPSGPHFSNANPHGYPPPPHYDGRRHPSYPPPPPQTYPHREEPSSMPADEASRERYPPEGYQPTGPHPGHMRPYATREDYSRPQPTPTLDYLHRRRQEIMAQLEDRKQVTPPPFAPSPTLPHTYESNYTQEQYMENSQVFAKYREPDYASQYSPWSCDTIGSYIGSKEGKSKDSMERMNTEGKGPEQRRSAEARDDDPIIPFGSLPTVSRFGVISRTPKTGYQMAGPGQAVTPSQGTNSPKHTAATADYPYGNGAGWGVAPYTQPPQAHLSERPVQEREQLTMELQQVNRQINKQTAQAAQPSPGEWSSGSVSSQQLSLELHHVEREIGKRTRQIALENHVSHDGSGAYKLKPTENKMQREEHSLVLSEGCNGSSCVLLDGSVASSVLSCLTSKTSSLSLSSDLPTTGGTDRQENIAIHPCS
- the LOC139540788 gene encoding roquin-1-like isoform X1; this translates as MPVQAPQWTEFLLCPICTQLFEESVRKPISLGCGHTVCKMCLNKLHRKACPFDQTAIASDIELLPVNTALLQLVGGQVPKRQPTTLLTGPEDIAHYEEASDCVEELALYLKPLSNSRGLSTSGAQSSLSRPMQRKLVTLVHCQLVEEEGRVRATRAARSLGERTVTELILQHQNPQQLSSNLWAAVRARGCQFLGPAMQEEALKLVLLALEDGSALSRKVLVLFVVQRLEPRFPQASKTSIGHVVQLLYRASCFKVTKRDEDSSLMQLKEEFRTYEALRREHDSQIVQIAMEGGLRIAPDQWSSLLYGDQSHKSHMQSIIDKLQTPASFAQSVQELTIALQRTGDPANLNRLRPHLELLANIDPSPDSPPPTWELLDTGLVAVKTVVHGLVDFIQNHSKKGSDTQQPPQHSKYKTYMCRDMKQKGGCPRGASCTFAHSQDELEKYRKMNKRLAARRPLSLSLTQLNEVGLLPEEVGMMEGLAHKGLTNGMVASVTGSALPQLISRGADPSYEPIMRKPQSQGSHSAPGSPPDLLDPVPNRSMAYPRMAVDHLAMHKPVPRGPPMYPSQQGEHFYPPEPRAPPSAMQYESTQYPPGNPSYPYQTSQYLPQPRYVRNLPPPNDPATPTYPDSPYPGTYPQEHECPPPPQPSGPHFSNANPHGYPPPPHYDGRRHPSYPPPPPQTYPHREEPSSMPADEASRERYPPEGYQPTGPHPGHMRPYATREDYSRPQPTPTLDYLHRRRQEIMAQLEDRKQVTPPPFAPSPTLPHTYESNYTQEQQQYMENSQVFAKYREPDYASQYSPWSCDTIGSYIGSKEGKSKDSMERMNTEGKGPEQRRSAEARDDDPIIPFGSLPTVSRFGVISRTPKTGYQMAGPGQAVTPSQGTNSPKHTAATADYPYGNGAGWGVAPYTQPPQAHLSERPVQEREQLTMELQQVNRQINKQTAQAAQPSPGEWSSGSVSSQQLSLELHHVEREIGKRTRQIALENHVSHDGSGAYKLKPTENKMQREEHSLVLSEGCNGSSCVLLDGSVASSVLSCLTSKTSSLSLSSDLPTTGGTDRQENIAIHPCS
- the LOC139540788 gene encoding roquin-1-like isoform X3 — protein: MPVQAPQWTEFLLCPICTQLFEESVRKPISLGCGHTVCKMCLNKLHRKACPFDQTAIASDIELLPVNTALLQLVGGQVPKRQPTTLLTGPEDIAHYEEASDCVEELALYLKPLSNSRGLSTSGAQSSLSRPMQRKLVTLVHCQLVEEEGRVRATRAARSLGERTVTELILQHQNPQQLSSNLWAAVRARGCQFLGPAMQEEALKLVLLALEDGSALSRKVLVLFVVQRLEPRFPQASKTSIGHVVQLLYRASCFKVTKRDEDSSLMQLKEEFRTYEALRREHDSQIVQIAMEGGLRIAPDQWSSLLYGDQSHKSHMQSIIDKLQTPASFAQSVQELTIALQRTGDPANLNRLRPHLELLANIDPSPDSPPPTWELLDTGLVAVKTVVHGLVDFIQNHSKKGSDTQQPPQHSKYKTYMCRDMKQKGGCPRGASCTFAHSQDELEKYRKMNKRLAARRPLSLSLTQLNEVGLLPEEVGMMEGLAHKGLTNGMVASVTGSALPQLISRGADPSYEPIMRKPQSQGSHSAPGSPPDLLDPVPNRSMAYPRMAVDHLAMHKPVPRGPPMYPSQQGEHFYPPEPRAPPSAMQYESTQYPPGNPSYPYQTSQYLPQPRYVRNLPPPNDPATPTYPDSPYPGTYPQEHECPPPPQPSGPHFSNANPHGYPPPPHYDGRRHPSYPPPPPQTYPHREEPSSMPADEASRERYPPEGYQPTGPHPGHMRPYATREDYSRPQPTPTLDYLHRRRQEIMAQLEDRKQVTPPPFAPSPTLPHTYESNYTQEQQQYMENSQVFAKYREPDYASQYSPWSCDTIGSYIGSKEGKSKDSMERMNTEGKGPEQRRSAEARDDDPIIPFGSLPTVSRFGVISRTPKTGYQMAGPGQAVTPSQGTNSPKHTAATADYPYGNGAGWGVAPYTQPPQAHLSERPVQEREQLTMELQQVNRQINKQTAQAAQPSPGEWSSGSVSSQQLSLELHHVEREIGKRTRQIAL